A window of the Citrus sinensis cultivar Valencia sweet orange chromosome 9, DVS_A1.0, whole genome shotgun sequence genome harbors these coding sequences:
- the LOC102607637 gene encoding probable WRKY transcription factor 32 isoform X1 — protein MAESESFEARKRHENPQNDEFEEEEEEEDEEILDDEEEDEGASQLTEPHQLQLTENNKHHKGLQVNSGVESNEGTKLKEQVEVSQHEGSGSIAVQAAESQTQYQLQPSICPTSLSELSPTSVTEPISSAPSPTLTGQNLSLVKVDTASVPEANLQNSSELKNVSVVHIVKTPVSDGYNWRKYGQKQVKSPKGSRSYYKCTYSDCCAKKIECSDHSGHVIEIVNKGMHSHDPPRKNNCVRESRLISSVGPVIGNNITEQSLRMLNDSVPSTSSKDSVRDSNLVPERKRPNLSSFAGDGEVSVKEEHPSEPEPKRRVKKDNLANSSPLLKPGKKPKFVVHAAGDVGISGDGYRWRKYGQKMVKGNPNPRNYYRCTSAGCPVRKHIETAVDNTSAVIITYKGVHDHDMPVPKKRHGPPSAPLVAAAAPASMNNLQLKKTDAVQNQTTSTQWSVRTEGELAGAAMDLGGEKAMESARTLLSIGFEIKPC, from the exons ATGGCTGAAAGCGAGAGCTTCGAAGCTCGTAAACGACATGAAAACCCTCAAAACGACgagtttgaagaagaagaggaagaggaggATGAGGAAATATTAGAcgacgaagaagaagatgagggAGCGAGTCAACTCACTGAGCCACACCAACTGCAACTCACCGAGAATAATAAACACCATAAAG GTTTACAAGTGAATTCTGGAGTGGAATCCAATGAAGGAACTAAACTGAAG GAGCAGGTTGAGGTGTCTCAACATGAAGGTTCGGGAAGTATAGCGGTCCAGGCTGCTGAATCTCAGACACAATATCAACTTCAGCCATCCATATGCCCAACATCCTTATCTGAGCTATCACCTACTTCTGTTACAGAACCTATATCATCTGCTCCAAGTCCAACTTTAACAGGACAAAACCTGTCACTTGTAAAGGTTGATACTGCATCTGTGCCAGAAGCAAACTTGCAAAACTCTTCTGAGCTGAAAAATGTATCTGTTGTTCATATTGTGAAGACACCTGTTTCTGATGGTTACAATTGGCGGAAATATGGTCAAAAACAAGTTAAGAGTCCTAAAGGTTCTCGAAGCTACTACAAGTGCACATATTCTGATTGTTGTGCTAAAAAGATTGAATGTTCTGATCACTCAGGTCATGTTATAGAGATTGTTAATAAAGGCATGCACAGTCATGATCCACCTAGAAAGAATAACTGTGTGAGGGAAAGTAGGCTCATATCATCTGTTGGACCTGTTATAGGGAATAACATTACAGAACAGTCCCTCAGGATGCTTAACGATTCAGTTCCATCAACATCTTCAAAAGATTCTGTACGAGACTCAAATTTAGTTCCTGAAAGAAAACGGCCAAACTTAAGTAGCTTTGCTGGGGATGGCGAAGTCTCGGTTAAGGAGGAGCATCCGAGTGAACCAGAGCCAAAGCGAAG AGTGAAGAAAGACAACCTAGCAAATTCAAGCCCTCTCTTAAAACCAGGCAAAAAACCTAAATTTGTCGTGCATGCAGCAGGTGATGTGGGGATTTCAGGTGATGGATACAGATGGCGCAAGTATGGACAGAAAATGGTGAAGGGAAATCCGAATCCAAG gaACTATTATAGATGCACTTCTGCTGGATGCCCTGTCCGTAAGCACATTGAGACAGCTGTAGATAACACAAGTGCTGTCATTATAACCTACAAAGGAGTACATGACCATGACATGCCCGTGCCTAAGAAGCGACACGGCCCTCCAAGCGCTCCTCTAGTGGCTGCTGCTGCTCCTGCTTCCATGAACAATTTGCAATTGAAGAAAACGGATGCAGTCCAAAACCAAACGACTTCAACCCAGTGGTCAGTCAGAACAGAAGGTGAATTGGCTGGTGCGGCCATGGATCTTGGAGGTGAGAAGGCAATGGAATCAGCTCGAACTCTTCTGAGCATCGGGTTTGAAATAAAGCCTTGCTGA
- the LOC102607637 gene encoding probable WRKY transcription factor 32 isoform X2, whose amino-acid sequence MAESESFEARKRHENPQNDEFEEEEEEEDEEILDDEEEDEGASQLTEPHQLQLTENNKHHKGLQVNSGVESNEGTKLKVEVSQHEGSGSIAVQAAESQTQYQLQPSICPTSLSELSPTSVTEPISSAPSPTLTGQNLSLVKVDTASVPEANLQNSSELKNVSVVHIVKTPVSDGYNWRKYGQKQVKSPKGSRSYYKCTYSDCCAKKIECSDHSGHVIEIVNKGMHSHDPPRKNNCVRESRLISSVGPVIGNNITEQSLRMLNDSVPSTSSKDSVRDSNLVPERKRPNLSSFAGDGEVSVKEEHPSEPEPKRRVKKDNLANSSPLLKPGKKPKFVVHAAGDVGISGDGYRWRKYGQKMVKGNPNPRNYYRCTSAGCPVRKHIETAVDNTSAVIITYKGVHDHDMPVPKKRHGPPSAPLVAAAAPASMNNLQLKKTDAVQNQTTSTQWSVRTEGELAGAAMDLGGEKAMESARTLLSIGFEIKPC is encoded by the exons ATGGCTGAAAGCGAGAGCTTCGAAGCTCGTAAACGACATGAAAACCCTCAAAACGACgagtttgaagaagaagaggaagaggaggATGAGGAAATATTAGAcgacgaagaagaagatgagggAGCGAGTCAACTCACTGAGCCACACCAACTGCAACTCACCGAGAATAATAAACACCATAAAG GTTTACAAGTGAATTCTGGAGTGGAATCCAATGAAGGAACTAAACTGAAG GTTGAGGTGTCTCAACATGAAGGTTCGGGAAGTATAGCGGTCCAGGCTGCTGAATCTCAGACACAATATCAACTTCAGCCATCCATATGCCCAACATCCTTATCTGAGCTATCACCTACTTCTGTTACAGAACCTATATCATCTGCTCCAAGTCCAACTTTAACAGGACAAAACCTGTCACTTGTAAAGGTTGATACTGCATCTGTGCCAGAAGCAAACTTGCAAAACTCTTCTGAGCTGAAAAATGTATCTGTTGTTCATATTGTGAAGACACCTGTTTCTGATGGTTACAATTGGCGGAAATATGGTCAAAAACAAGTTAAGAGTCCTAAAGGTTCTCGAAGCTACTACAAGTGCACATATTCTGATTGTTGTGCTAAAAAGATTGAATGTTCTGATCACTCAGGTCATGTTATAGAGATTGTTAATAAAGGCATGCACAGTCATGATCCACCTAGAAAGAATAACTGTGTGAGGGAAAGTAGGCTCATATCATCTGTTGGACCTGTTATAGGGAATAACATTACAGAACAGTCCCTCAGGATGCTTAACGATTCAGTTCCATCAACATCTTCAAAAGATTCTGTACGAGACTCAAATTTAGTTCCTGAAAGAAAACGGCCAAACTTAAGTAGCTTTGCTGGGGATGGCGAAGTCTCGGTTAAGGAGGAGCATCCGAGTGAACCAGAGCCAAAGCGAAG AGTGAAGAAAGACAACCTAGCAAATTCAAGCCCTCTCTTAAAACCAGGCAAAAAACCTAAATTTGTCGTGCATGCAGCAGGTGATGTGGGGATTTCAGGTGATGGATACAGATGGCGCAAGTATGGACAGAAAATGGTGAAGGGAAATCCGAATCCAAG gaACTATTATAGATGCACTTCTGCTGGATGCCCTGTCCGTAAGCACATTGAGACAGCTGTAGATAACACAAGTGCTGTCATTATAACCTACAAAGGAGTACATGACCATGACATGCCCGTGCCTAAGAAGCGACACGGCCCTCCAAGCGCTCCTCTAGTGGCTGCTGCTGCTCCTGCTTCCATGAACAATTTGCAATTGAAGAAAACGGATGCAGTCCAAAACCAAACGACTTCAACCCAGTGGTCAGTCAGAACAGAAGGTGAATTGGCTGGTGCGGCCATGGATCTTGGAGGTGAGAAGGCAATGGAATCAGCTCGAACTCTTCTGAGCATCGGGTTTGAAATAAAGCCTTGCTGA
- the LOC102607933 gene encoding uncharacterized protein LOC102607933 isoform X1: MSGATRVRSMNVAESETRPVLGPAGNKTGSLSAWKPASKPSRKIEKSPVEVNAAEEKKTLSPSSKAATPPASKLSPKSHSLSVPSILRRHEQLLQSNLSLNASCSSDASTDSFHSRASIGRLTRSNSVGIRRKPFPSKPRSVVSDGGLDSPPPDGSQTKKRCAWVTPNTDPCYAAFHDEEWGVPVHDDKKLFELLVLSGALSELTWPAILSKRHIFREVFVGFDPIAVSKLNEKKLLAAGSAASSLLSELKLRAIIENARQISKNYSCDLIIPSLPRCQLACLVIDEFGSFNNYIWSFVSHKPIVSRFRYPRQVPVKTPKADVISKDLVRRGFRSVGPTIIYSFMQVAGVTNDHLTSCFRFQECINAAEVKEENGIPDNDENKKTDGTISQLSMAIDALSLSSE, from the exons ATGTCGGGTGCCACGAGGGTGAGATCAATGAATGTGGCAGAATCAGAGACCAGGCCGGTCCTAGGACCTGCTGGGAACAAAACGGGATCGTTGAGTGCATGGAAACCTGCCTCGAAGCCATCAAGAAAGATTGAAAAATCACCTGTAGAGGTTAATGCAGCAGAGGAGAAGAAAACCCTCTCACCTTCGTCTAAAGCTGCTACTCCTCCTGCCTCTAAGTTGTCTCCTAAATCACATTCCCTTAGTGTTCCTTCAATTCTTCGCCGTCATGAGCAGTTATTGCAGTCTAATTTATCACTGAATGCTTCATGTTCATCTGATGCCTCTACGGATTCATTTCATAGTCGAGCATCTATTGGGAGGTTGACACGCTCAAATAGTGTAGGGATTAGGAGGAAGCCATTTCCTTCGAAGCCTAGGAGTGTTGTTTCTGATGGCGGGTTGGATTCTCCTCCACCTGATGGTTCACAGACCAAGAAAAGGTGTGCATGGGTGACGCCAAATACTG ATCCATGTTATGCTGCTTTCCATGATGAAGAATGGGGAGTTCCAGTCCATGATGACAA GAAATTGTTTGAGCTTCTTGTACTTTCGGGTGCTTTATCTGAACTGACGTGGCCTGCCATCCTGAGCAAAAGACACATTTTTAG GGAAGTTTTTGTGGGCTTTGACCCCATTGCTGTCTCAAAGTTGAATGAGAAAAAGTTACTAGCGGCTGGAAGTGCTGCAAGCTCTCTATTATCTGAACTTAAGCTGCGTGCTATTATTGAGAATGCACGGCAAATTTCCAAG AATTACTCATGCGACCTAATTATTCCGTCGCTTCCAAGATGCCAGCTTGCTTGCTTG GTCATAGATGAGTTTGGGTCGTTCAACAATTACATTTGGAGCTTTGTGAGCCACAAGCCTATAGTAAGCAGATTCCGATACCCTCGTCAAGTTCCAGTGAAAACCCCCAAAGCTGATGTAATCAGCAAAGATCTTGTGAGAAGGGGATTCCGGAGTGTGGGCCCAACCATCATATATTCATTCATGCAGGTGGCAGGAGTGACGAACGACCATCTCACCAGTTGCTTCAGATTCCAGGAATGTATAAATGCGGCTGAagtgaaagaagaaaatggcaTCCCTGATAATGATGAGAACAAGAAGACAGATGGTACTATTTCCCAATTATCCATGGCTATTGATGCATTAAGTTTGTCTTCAGAATGA
- the LOC102607933 gene encoding uncharacterized protein LOC102607933 isoform X2 → MSGATRVRSMNVAESETRPVLGPAGNKTGSLSAWKPASKPSRKIEKSPVEVNAAEEKKTLSPSSKAATPPASKLSPKSHSLSVPSILRRHEQLLQSNLSLNASCSSDASTDSFHSRASIGRLTRSNSVGIRRKPFPSKPRSVVSDGGLDSPPPDGSQTKKRCAWVTPNTDPCYAAFHDEEWGVPVHDDKKLFELLVLSGALSELTWPAILSKRHIFREVFVGFDPIAVSKLNEKKLLAAGSAASSLLSELKLRAIIENARQISKVIDEFGSFNNYIWSFVSHKPIVSRFRYPRQVPVKTPKADVISKDLVRRGFRSVGPTIIYSFMQVAGVTNDHLTSCFRFQECINAAEVKEENGIPDNDENKKTDGTISQLSMAIDALSLSSE, encoded by the exons ATGTCGGGTGCCACGAGGGTGAGATCAATGAATGTGGCAGAATCAGAGACCAGGCCGGTCCTAGGACCTGCTGGGAACAAAACGGGATCGTTGAGTGCATGGAAACCTGCCTCGAAGCCATCAAGAAAGATTGAAAAATCACCTGTAGAGGTTAATGCAGCAGAGGAGAAGAAAACCCTCTCACCTTCGTCTAAAGCTGCTACTCCTCCTGCCTCTAAGTTGTCTCCTAAATCACATTCCCTTAGTGTTCCTTCAATTCTTCGCCGTCATGAGCAGTTATTGCAGTCTAATTTATCACTGAATGCTTCATGTTCATCTGATGCCTCTACGGATTCATTTCATAGTCGAGCATCTATTGGGAGGTTGACACGCTCAAATAGTGTAGGGATTAGGAGGAAGCCATTTCCTTCGAAGCCTAGGAGTGTTGTTTCTGATGGCGGGTTGGATTCTCCTCCACCTGATGGTTCACAGACCAAGAAAAGGTGTGCATGGGTGACGCCAAATACTG ATCCATGTTATGCTGCTTTCCATGATGAAGAATGGGGAGTTCCAGTCCATGATGACAA GAAATTGTTTGAGCTTCTTGTACTTTCGGGTGCTTTATCTGAACTGACGTGGCCTGCCATCCTGAGCAAAAGACACATTTTTAG GGAAGTTTTTGTGGGCTTTGACCCCATTGCTGTCTCAAAGTTGAATGAGAAAAAGTTACTAGCGGCTGGAAGTGCTGCAAGCTCTCTATTATCTGAACTTAAGCTGCGTGCTATTATTGAGAATGCACGGCAAATTTCCAAG GTCATAGATGAGTTTGGGTCGTTCAACAATTACATTTGGAGCTTTGTGAGCCACAAGCCTATAGTAAGCAGATTCCGATACCCTCGTCAAGTTCCAGTGAAAACCCCCAAAGCTGATGTAATCAGCAAAGATCTTGTGAGAAGGGGATTCCGGAGTGTGGGCCCAACCATCATATATTCATTCATGCAGGTGGCAGGAGTGACGAACGACCATCTCACCAGTTGCTTCAGATTCCAGGAATGTATAAATGCGGCTGAagtgaaagaagaaaatggcaTCCCTGATAATGATGAGAACAAGAAGACAGATGGTACTATTTCCCAATTATCCATGGCTATTGATGCATTAAGTTTGTCTTCAGAATGA
- the LOC102607933 gene encoding uncharacterized protein LOC102607933 isoform X3: MSGATRVRSMNVAESETRPVLGPAGNKTGSLSAWKPASKPSRKIEKSPVEVNAAEEKKTLSPSSKAATPPASKLSPKSHSLSVPSILRRHEQLLQSNLSLNASCSSDASTDSFHSRASIGRLTRSNSVGIRRKPFPSKPRSVVSDGGLDSPPPDGSQTKKRCAWVTPNTDPCYAAFHDEEWGVPVHDDKKLFELLVLSGALSELTWPAILSKRHIFREVFVGFDPIAVSKLNEKKLLAAGSAASSLLSELKLRAIIENARQISKNYSCDLIIPSLPRCQLACLVIDEFGSFNNYIWSFVSHKPIVAGVTNDHLTSCFRFQECINAAEVKEENGIPDNDENKKTDGTISQLSMAIDALSLSSE, translated from the exons ATGTCGGGTGCCACGAGGGTGAGATCAATGAATGTGGCAGAATCAGAGACCAGGCCGGTCCTAGGACCTGCTGGGAACAAAACGGGATCGTTGAGTGCATGGAAACCTGCCTCGAAGCCATCAAGAAAGATTGAAAAATCACCTGTAGAGGTTAATGCAGCAGAGGAGAAGAAAACCCTCTCACCTTCGTCTAAAGCTGCTACTCCTCCTGCCTCTAAGTTGTCTCCTAAATCACATTCCCTTAGTGTTCCTTCAATTCTTCGCCGTCATGAGCAGTTATTGCAGTCTAATTTATCACTGAATGCTTCATGTTCATCTGATGCCTCTACGGATTCATTTCATAGTCGAGCATCTATTGGGAGGTTGACACGCTCAAATAGTGTAGGGATTAGGAGGAAGCCATTTCCTTCGAAGCCTAGGAGTGTTGTTTCTGATGGCGGGTTGGATTCTCCTCCACCTGATGGTTCACAGACCAAGAAAAGGTGTGCATGGGTGACGCCAAATACTG ATCCATGTTATGCTGCTTTCCATGATGAAGAATGGGGAGTTCCAGTCCATGATGACAA GAAATTGTTTGAGCTTCTTGTACTTTCGGGTGCTTTATCTGAACTGACGTGGCCTGCCATCCTGAGCAAAAGACACATTTTTAG GGAAGTTTTTGTGGGCTTTGACCCCATTGCTGTCTCAAAGTTGAATGAGAAAAAGTTACTAGCGGCTGGAAGTGCTGCAAGCTCTCTATTATCTGAACTTAAGCTGCGTGCTATTATTGAGAATGCACGGCAAATTTCCAAG AATTACTCATGCGACCTAATTATTCCGTCGCTTCCAAGATGCCAGCTTGCTTGCTTG GTCATAGATGAGTTTGGGTCGTTCAACAATTACATTTGGAGCTTTGTGAGCCACAAGCCTATA GTGGCAGGAGTGACGAACGACCATCTCACCAGTTGCTTCAGATTCCAGGAATGTATAAATGCGGCTGAagtgaaagaagaaaatggcaTCCCTGATAATGATGAGAACAAGAAGACAGATGGTACTATTTCCCAATTATCCATGGCTATTGATGCATTAAGTTTGTCTTCAGAATGA
- the LOC102607637 gene encoding probable WRKY transcription factor 32 isoform X3 — MAESESFEARKRHENPQNDEFEEEEEEEDEEILDDEEEDEGASQLTEPHQLQLTENNKHHKGLQVNSGVESNEGTKLKEQVEVSQHEGSGSIAVQAAESQTQYQLQPSICPTSLSELSPTSVTEPISSAPSPTLTGQNLSLVKVDTASVPEANLQNSSELKNVSVVHIVKTPVSDGYNWRKYGQKQVKSPKGSRSYYKCTYSDCCAKKIECSDHSGHVIEIVNKGMHSHDPPRKNNCVRESRLISSVGPVIGNNITEQSLRMLNDSVPSTSSKDSVRDSNLVPERKRPNLSSFAGDGEVSVKEEHPSEPEPKRRVKKDNLANSSPLLKPGKKPKFVVHAAGDVGISGDGYRWRKYGQKMVKGNPNPRCTSAGCPVRKHIETAVDNTSAVIITYKGVHDHDMPVPKKRHGPPSAPLVAAAAPASMNNLQLKKTDAVQNQTTSTQWSVRTEGELAGAAMDLGGEKAMESARTLLSIGFEIKPC, encoded by the exons ATGGCTGAAAGCGAGAGCTTCGAAGCTCGTAAACGACATGAAAACCCTCAAAACGACgagtttgaagaagaagaggaagaggaggATGAGGAAATATTAGAcgacgaagaagaagatgagggAGCGAGTCAACTCACTGAGCCACACCAACTGCAACTCACCGAGAATAATAAACACCATAAAG GTTTACAAGTGAATTCTGGAGTGGAATCCAATGAAGGAACTAAACTGAAG GAGCAGGTTGAGGTGTCTCAACATGAAGGTTCGGGAAGTATAGCGGTCCAGGCTGCTGAATCTCAGACACAATATCAACTTCAGCCATCCATATGCCCAACATCCTTATCTGAGCTATCACCTACTTCTGTTACAGAACCTATATCATCTGCTCCAAGTCCAACTTTAACAGGACAAAACCTGTCACTTGTAAAGGTTGATACTGCATCTGTGCCAGAAGCAAACTTGCAAAACTCTTCTGAGCTGAAAAATGTATCTGTTGTTCATATTGTGAAGACACCTGTTTCTGATGGTTACAATTGGCGGAAATATGGTCAAAAACAAGTTAAGAGTCCTAAAGGTTCTCGAAGCTACTACAAGTGCACATATTCTGATTGTTGTGCTAAAAAGATTGAATGTTCTGATCACTCAGGTCATGTTATAGAGATTGTTAATAAAGGCATGCACAGTCATGATCCACCTAGAAAGAATAACTGTGTGAGGGAAAGTAGGCTCATATCATCTGTTGGACCTGTTATAGGGAATAACATTACAGAACAGTCCCTCAGGATGCTTAACGATTCAGTTCCATCAACATCTTCAAAAGATTCTGTACGAGACTCAAATTTAGTTCCTGAAAGAAAACGGCCAAACTTAAGTAGCTTTGCTGGGGATGGCGAAGTCTCGGTTAAGGAGGAGCATCCGAGTGAACCAGAGCCAAAGCGAAG AGTGAAGAAAGACAACCTAGCAAATTCAAGCCCTCTCTTAAAACCAGGCAAAAAACCTAAATTTGTCGTGCATGCAGCAGGTGATGTGGGGATTTCAGGTGATGGATACAGATGGCGCAAGTATGGACAGAAAATGGTGAAGGGAAATCCGAATCCAAG ATGCACTTCTGCTGGATGCCCTGTCCGTAAGCACATTGAGACAGCTGTAGATAACACAAGTGCTGTCATTATAACCTACAAAGGAGTACATGACCATGACATGCCCGTGCCTAAGAAGCGACACGGCCCTCCAAGCGCTCCTCTAGTGGCTGCTGCTGCTCCTGCTTCCATGAACAATTTGCAATTGAAGAAAACGGATGCAGTCCAAAACCAAACGACTTCAACCCAGTGGTCAGTCAGAACAGAAGGTGAATTGGCTGGTGCGGCCATGGATCTTGGAGGTGAGAAGGCAATGGAATCAGCTCGAACTCTTCTGAGCATCGGGTTTGAAATAAAGCCTTGCTGA
- the LOC102607933 gene encoding uncharacterized protein LOC102607933 isoform X4 — MSGATRVRSMNVAESETRPVLGPAGNKTGSLSAWKPASKPSRKIEKSPVEVNAAEEKKTLSPSSKAATPPASKLSPKSHSLSVPSILRRHEQLLQSNLSLNASCSSDASTDSFHSRASIGRLTRSNSVGIRRKPFPSKPRSVVSDGGLDSPPPDGSQTKKRCAWVTPNTDPCYAAFHDEEWGVPVHDDKKLFELLVLSGALSELTWPAILSKRHIFREVFVGFDPIAVSKLNEKKLLAAGSAASSLLSELKLRAIIENARQISKVIDEFGSFNNYIWSFVSHKPIVAGVTNDHLTSCFRFQECINAAEVKEENGIPDNDENKKTDGTISQLSMAIDALSLSSE; from the exons ATGTCGGGTGCCACGAGGGTGAGATCAATGAATGTGGCAGAATCAGAGACCAGGCCGGTCCTAGGACCTGCTGGGAACAAAACGGGATCGTTGAGTGCATGGAAACCTGCCTCGAAGCCATCAAGAAAGATTGAAAAATCACCTGTAGAGGTTAATGCAGCAGAGGAGAAGAAAACCCTCTCACCTTCGTCTAAAGCTGCTACTCCTCCTGCCTCTAAGTTGTCTCCTAAATCACATTCCCTTAGTGTTCCTTCAATTCTTCGCCGTCATGAGCAGTTATTGCAGTCTAATTTATCACTGAATGCTTCATGTTCATCTGATGCCTCTACGGATTCATTTCATAGTCGAGCATCTATTGGGAGGTTGACACGCTCAAATAGTGTAGGGATTAGGAGGAAGCCATTTCCTTCGAAGCCTAGGAGTGTTGTTTCTGATGGCGGGTTGGATTCTCCTCCACCTGATGGTTCACAGACCAAGAAAAGGTGTGCATGGGTGACGCCAAATACTG ATCCATGTTATGCTGCTTTCCATGATGAAGAATGGGGAGTTCCAGTCCATGATGACAA GAAATTGTTTGAGCTTCTTGTACTTTCGGGTGCTTTATCTGAACTGACGTGGCCTGCCATCCTGAGCAAAAGACACATTTTTAG GGAAGTTTTTGTGGGCTTTGACCCCATTGCTGTCTCAAAGTTGAATGAGAAAAAGTTACTAGCGGCTGGAAGTGCTGCAAGCTCTCTATTATCTGAACTTAAGCTGCGTGCTATTATTGAGAATGCACGGCAAATTTCCAAG GTCATAGATGAGTTTGGGTCGTTCAACAATTACATTTGGAGCTTTGTGAGCCACAAGCCTATA GTGGCAGGAGTGACGAACGACCATCTCACCAGTTGCTTCAGATTCCAGGAATGTATAAATGCGGCTGAagtgaaagaagaaaatggcaTCCCTGATAATGATGAGAACAAGAAGACAGATGGTACTATTTCCCAATTATCCATGGCTATTGATGCATTAAGTTTGTCTTCAGAATGA
- the LOC102608226 gene encoding uncharacterized protein LOC102608226 — translation MVGTNLKAEIMSLMEKRSALEADMNAIIDRLCQSNGPGLSGNLVDSEGFPRTDIDIHLVRSERRRLAELRNDHKEITEKINENIQLLHSARLVPVPTSAKDSGDDGGSNNQNPSILSTVQSASFNNAVPRNSPAAMDVDVIIRRPFAVIDEITDASPAAEDGLQLGDQVLKFGTVEAGDNLLERLAAEGRKNQGNAVPVVIMRQGGLINLAVTPRPWQGRGLLGCHFRML, via the exons ATGGTGGGAACAAATTTGAAAGCAGAGATTATGAGTTTAATGGAGAAGCGAAGCGCCTTGGAAGCCGATATGAACGCCATCATCGACCGCCTCTGCCAATCCAACGGCCCTGGTCTCTCCGGCAATCTCGTTGACTCTGAG GGTTTTCCTCGCACGGATATTGATATTCATCTTGTGCGATCAGAACGGCGTCGTCTTGCCG AGCTGCGGAATGATCATAAGGAGATTacagagaaaataaatgaaaatatacaGCTTTTGCATTCTGCAAGGCTCGTTCCAGTTCCAACATCTGCCAAGGATTCAG GTGATGATGGCGGGTCAAATAATCAAAACCCATCAATTCTCAGCACTGTTCAATCTGCATCCTTTAATAATGCTGTCCCGAGAAATTCTCCTGCTGCCATGGATGTTGATGTGATCATAAGAAGACCTTTTGCAGTAATTGATGAGATTACTGATGCATCTCCAGCAGCAGAAGATGGTTTACAGCTTGGAGATCAGGTCTTGAAATTTGGGACTGTGGAAGCAGGTGATAACTTGCTAGAAAGGCTTGCGGCTGAAGGTCGGAAAAATCAGGGAAATGCAGTACCTGTGGTAATTATGAGGCAAGGTGGACTCATCAATTTAGCAGTGACACCACGACCATGGCAGGGCAGGGGTTTATTGGG GTGTCATTTCCGAATGTTGTAG